Proteins from one Syngnathus scovelli strain Florida chromosome 17, RoL_Ssco_1.2, whole genome shotgun sequence genomic window:
- the samd7 gene encoding sterile alpha motif domain-containing protein 7 isoform X2, translating to MTPREQLRKMTALGEQGAMDEKHWYRLVNGMSANELRQRQEMMMRNQMAMAPQILTQGQQRLQGVPTPFEPRFMERELVPPVEMVPPDGRQMHMGSHLGPPLAPPAGVLPGRTFPGPAGYGFLPSEPMETAARRQELIHKQNMARMEMNAILHQKELENAHQKGLMGIENPMSYPANPMAFRNRQRMPDGHDVFVHRPTLDDLHSNGILMTASPYPPIGTLHRERGRRVGRRPTAHKSVDHPGGHVKGPAEDKSVERSPGGASGGEEKEVDLKGEVGEECSVSKVHHPAKVDSEAAAGGRKIYKEGEVGLRKGGAPDQRVDASNNGANDKDAPSQCAAFQDKFMYPPQGGMPYMFPVAGNGFLPAGPPNVFGDEVSEDIRKWGVNDVYNFITTIPTCSEYAQTFKDHMIDGETLPLLSEEHLLDTLGLKLGPALKIRSQVSRRTGSMLYMMNLPLPVGPLQGAPDKPGDHSSEMGSPGNCNSEEMIIMAASPREATDVLKPAEHLCEPDNTSPRPKELTAEPI from the exons ATGACCCCTCGCGAGCAGCTGAGGAAGATGACGGCGCTGGGAGAGCAGGGAGCTATGGATGAGAAGCACTGGTACCGGCTGGTCAACGGCATGTCGGCAAATG AGTTAAGGCAGAGGCaggagatgatgatgaggaaCCAAATGGCCATGGCGCCACAGATCCTCACTCAGGGTCAGCAGAGGTTACAGGGGGTCCCGACACCATTTGAACCTCGTTTTATGGAAAG GGAATTAGTACCGCCAGTCGAGATGGTACCGCCGGATGGAAGGCAGATGCACATGGGATCTCACCTGGGACCCCCTCTGGCGCCACCTGCTGGCGTCCTACCGGGGCGAACCTTTCCGGGACCAG CTGGCTATGGCTTCCTGCCCTCGGAGCCCATGGAAACGGCTGCCCGACGACAGGAGCTCATTCACAAGCAGAACATGGCCAG AATGGAGATGAATGCCATTTTGCATCAGAAAGAGCTTGAGAACGCCCACCAAAAGGGTCTAATGGGCATAGAAAACCCCATGTCGTACCCTGCCAACCCCATGGCCTTCAGAAACCGCCAGCGCATGCCCGATGGCCACGACGTCTTTGTCCACCGGCCCACACTGGACGACCTCCACTCAAACGGCATCCTTATGACAGCCAGCCCCTATCCCCCGATCGGCACGCTGCACAGAGAGCGGGGCCGCCGGGTGGgtaggcggcccaccgcgcacaAGAGCGTCGACCACCCCGGCGGTCACGTCAAAGGCCCGGCTGAAGACAAAAGCGTGGAGCGGAGTCCCGGGGGTGCATCTGGCGGGGAGGAGAAGGAAGTGGACCTGAAGGGGGAAGTGGGAGAGGAGTGTTCTGTCAGCAAGGTGCACCACCCAGCCAAAGTGGACTCTGAAGCGGCTGCAGGAGGCAGGAAGATCTACAAGGAGGGCGAGGTGGGCCTGCGTAAGGGCGGCGCTCCGGACCAGCGCGTGGATGCCAGCAACAATGGAGCCAATGACAAGGACGCTCCCAGCCAGTGTGCCGCCTTCCAAGACAAGTTCATGTATCCCCCCCAAGGGGGGATGCCTTACATGTTCCCTGTTGCCGGGAATGGCTTCCTACCTGCCG GTCCGCCCAATGTCTTCGGTGATGAGGTATCTGAAGACATTCGGAAGTGGGGCGTCAATGACGTTTACAACTTTATCACCACCATTCCCACATGTTCAGAGTACGCTCAG ACGTTTAAAGACCACATGATTGATGGTGAAACACTGCCCCTGCTCTCAGAGGAGCATTTGCTGGACACACTTGGACTTAAACTCGGGCCTGCTCTCAAGATTCGCTCTCAG GTGTCGAGGCGAACGGGCAGCATGTTGTACATGATGAACCTTCCGCTCCCGGTTGGCCCCTTGCAAGGCGCCCCAGACAAGCCTGGCGACCATTCATCAGAGATGGGTTCACCTGGGAACTGTAACAGCGAAGAGATGATTATCATGGCGGCGAGCCCCCGGGAAGCCACCGACGTCCTGAAACCCGCCGAGCACCTCTGCGAGCCGGACAACACTTCCCCTCGACCGAAAGAGTTAACCGCCGAGCCCATTTGA
- the samd7 gene encoding sterile alpha motif domain-containing protein 7 isoform X1, producing the protein MDGWMDELLPLGASSWWPEERTMTPREQLRKMTALGEQGAMDEKHWYRLVNGMSANELRQRQEMMMRNQMAMAPQILTQGQQRLQGVPTPFEPRFMERELVPPVEMVPPDGRQMHMGSHLGPPLAPPAGVLPGRTFPGPAGYGFLPSEPMETAARRQELIHKQNMARMEMNAILHQKELENAHQKGLMGIENPMSYPANPMAFRNRQRMPDGHDVFVHRPTLDDLHSNGILMTASPYPPIGTLHRERGRRVGRRPTAHKSVDHPGGHVKGPAEDKSVERSPGGASGGEEKEVDLKGEVGEECSVSKVHHPAKVDSEAAAGGRKIYKEGEVGLRKGGAPDQRVDASNNGANDKDAPSQCAAFQDKFMYPPQGGMPYMFPVAGNGFLPAGPPNVFGDEVSEDIRKWGVNDVYNFITTIPTCSEYAQTFKDHMIDGETLPLLSEEHLLDTLGLKLGPALKIRSQVSRRTGSMLYMMNLPLPVGPLQGAPDKPGDHSSEMGSPGNCNSEEMIIMAASPREATDVLKPAEHLCEPDNTSPRPKELTAEPI; encoded by the exons atggatggatggatggatgaactgcTGCCTCTTGGTG CATCCTCGTGGTGGCCCGAGGAGCGTACTATGACCCCTCGCGAGCAGCTGAGGAAGATGACGGCGCTGGGAGAGCAGGGAGCTATGGATGAGAAGCACTGGTACCGGCTGGTCAACGGCATGTCGGCAAATG AGTTAAGGCAGAGGCaggagatgatgatgaggaaCCAAATGGCCATGGCGCCACAGATCCTCACTCAGGGTCAGCAGAGGTTACAGGGGGTCCCGACACCATTTGAACCTCGTTTTATGGAAAG GGAATTAGTACCGCCAGTCGAGATGGTACCGCCGGATGGAAGGCAGATGCACATGGGATCTCACCTGGGACCCCCTCTGGCGCCACCTGCTGGCGTCCTACCGGGGCGAACCTTTCCGGGACCAG CTGGCTATGGCTTCCTGCCCTCGGAGCCCATGGAAACGGCTGCCCGACGACAGGAGCTCATTCACAAGCAGAACATGGCCAG AATGGAGATGAATGCCATTTTGCATCAGAAAGAGCTTGAGAACGCCCACCAAAAGGGTCTAATGGGCATAGAAAACCCCATGTCGTACCCTGCCAACCCCATGGCCTTCAGAAACCGCCAGCGCATGCCCGATGGCCACGACGTCTTTGTCCACCGGCCCACACTGGACGACCTCCACTCAAACGGCATCCTTATGACAGCCAGCCCCTATCCCCCGATCGGCACGCTGCACAGAGAGCGGGGCCGCCGGGTGGgtaggcggcccaccgcgcacaAGAGCGTCGACCACCCCGGCGGTCACGTCAAAGGCCCGGCTGAAGACAAAAGCGTGGAGCGGAGTCCCGGGGGTGCATCTGGCGGGGAGGAGAAGGAAGTGGACCTGAAGGGGGAAGTGGGAGAGGAGTGTTCTGTCAGCAAGGTGCACCACCCAGCCAAAGTGGACTCTGAAGCGGCTGCAGGAGGCAGGAAGATCTACAAGGAGGGCGAGGTGGGCCTGCGTAAGGGCGGCGCTCCGGACCAGCGCGTGGATGCCAGCAACAATGGAGCCAATGACAAGGACGCTCCCAGCCAGTGTGCCGCCTTCCAAGACAAGTTCATGTATCCCCCCCAAGGGGGGATGCCTTACATGTTCCCTGTTGCCGGGAATGGCTTCCTACCTGCCG GTCCGCCCAATGTCTTCGGTGATGAGGTATCTGAAGACATTCGGAAGTGGGGCGTCAATGACGTTTACAACTTTATCACCACCATTCCCACATGTTCAGAGTACGCTCAG ACGTTTAAAGACCACATGATTGATGGTGAAACACTGCCCCTGCTCTCAGAGGAGCATTTGCTGGACACACTTGGACTTAAACTCGGGCCTGCTCTCAAGATTCGCTCTCAG GTGTCGAGGCGAACGGGCAGCATGTTGTACATGATGAACCTTCCGCTCCCGGTTGGCCCCTTGCAAGGCGCCCCAGACAAGCCTGGCGACCATTCATCAGAGATGGGTTCACCTGGGAACTGTAACAGCGAAGAGATGATTATCATGGCGGCGAGCCCCCGGGAAGCCACCGACGTCCTGAAACCCGCCGAGCACCTCTGCGAGCCGGACAACACTTCCCCTCGACCGAAAGAGTTAACCGCCGAGCCCATTTGA
- the LOC125984555 gene encoding apolipoprotein D: MKLFLALVAFIVPLVRGQVPHWGPCPEPDVQAAFNLKQFMGRWYEIARLPTQFEKGRCIETNFTFRGDKSIRVVSSEILKGELRKIEGTGVIEDQKNPAKLGISFSYVLPFSPYWILSTDYVNTALVYSCTDILRLFHLDFAWILSRTRTLPQSTIDSAKETFANNNIDVIRMMDTKQQGCDKDAPWNDDQFL; encoded by the exons ATGAAGCTGTTTTTGGCACTGGTGGCATTCATCGTACCTCTCGTCAGAGGTCAGGTGCCTCACTGGGGTCCATGCCCTGAACCCGATGTTCAAGCCGCCTTCAACCTCAAACAG TTCATGGGGAGGTGGTACGAAATCGCCAGACTCCCGACGCAGTTTGAGAAGGGACGCTGCATCGAGACAAATTTTACATTCAGAGGGGACAAATCCATTCGAGTGGTCAGCTCGGAAATACT GAAAGGAGAGCTCAGAAAAATCGAAGGAACCGGTGTCATTGAGGATCAGAAAAATCCTGCCAAGCTTGGAATAAGCTTCTCTTACG TGCTTCCATTTTCTCCCTACTGGATCCTGTCCACCGACTACGTGAACACGGCACTGGTGTACTCCTGTACTGACATCCTGCGTCTCTTCCACCTGGATTTTGCCTGGATCCTGAGCCGCACGCGCACGCTGCCCCAATCAACCATTGACAGCGCCAAGGAGACCTTTGCCAACAACAACATTGACGTCATACGCATGATGGACACCAAGCAGCAGGGCTGTGACAAAGACGCGCCCTGGAATGATGACCAGTTCTTATAA
- the and2 gene encoding actinodin2, whose product MASPSLIHVGFLLAIVFLPEFLGAVPLEQRKEDEVGVASDDEKAKVVANLRTVARHRRNAPVMAVPQFQHSPDFWGWYKYFMDSHNQEGIEDLDRLYVAYLQNKHRTEEGPTFNHYLKHLSEIYKACADSDDPECIAESTSKPKAAMVMPAPIKSAAVQICNPYVDPYCLFPLTSKAATAPAPAPAKAPAPILPMALKSPTGFYHYAPILEPFLSYEQKAELLRICGHDDVECLQYHLRAAYGYRPAAGPALSYTALKCDPKDPYCKPMMVQKAPTGYYHRLYPTCDPADPLCVAPPAGLGVDSAPQEQHCNPLFDAGCNPLTATKLAGLTKPVLEYAPKGQPAHVAAPLTCDPRYDPYCILAAAAALRKSQPQLPEQQVGYKLGIRGKTKEGYDCYMHYDKDCIPIDPQQKAQAPPEPRCHPFDPTCNKFTPPSAVQARGPGKGGIILPDPHCDPELDYNCRLRRADTDDEEKEVSRPVQKSTKEATKSTVPRFEHFLWGIMSQRKI is encoded by the exons ATGGCGTCGCCTTCCCTGATCCACGTTGGATTCCTTCTAGCCATCGTTTTCTTACcag AGTTCCTCGGGGCCGTCCCACTGGAGCAGCGCAAGGAGGATGAAG TTGGTGTTGCGTCTGATGACGAGAAGGCTAAGGTGGTGGCCAACCTGAGGACGGTGGCACGCCACAGGAGGAACGCACCCGTTATGGCGGTGCCCCAGTTCCAGCACTCCCCAGACTTCTGGGGCTGGTACAAGTACTTCATGGACAGCCACAACCAGGAGGGG ATTGAGGATCTGGACCGTCTGTACGTGGCGTACCTtcagaacaagcaccggacggaaGAGGGCCCCACCTTCAACCACTACCTCAAACACCTGAGCGAAATCTACAAGGCGTGCGCCGACTCTGATGACCCAGAATGCATTGCAGAGTCTACCAGCAAGCCCAAGGCGGCCATGGTGATGCCTGCTCCCATCAAGTCCGCCGCCGTCCAGATCTGCAACCCCTACGTGGACCCCTACTGCCTCTTCCCGCTGACCTCCAAGGCCGCCACTGCCCCGGCACCAGCCCCAGCCAAGGCGCCCGCCCCCATTCTTCCCATGGCTCTGAAGAGCCCTACAGGCTTCTATCACTACGCCCCCATCCTGGAGCCCTTCCTGAGCTACGAACAGAAGGCTGAGCTGCTGCGGATCTGCGGCCATGATGACGTCGAGTGTCTTCAGTACCACCTGAGGGCAGCGTACGGCTACCGACCTGCTGCTGGTCCCGCTCTGTCCTACACTGCCCTCAAATGTGACCCCAAGGACCCTTATTGCAAGCCAATGATGGTTCAAAAGGCCCCCACAGGGTATTACCATCGTCTGTACCCAACCTGCGACCCGGCGGATCCCCTTTGCGTGGCCCCGCCCGCCGGCCTCGGCGTCGACTCGGCGCCTCAGGAGCAGCATTGCAACCCGCTTTTTGACGCCGGTTGCAACCCACTAACCGCCACCAAGCTGGCAGGCCTCACCAAGCCCGTGCTGGAGTATGCTCCCAAAGGCCAGCCCGCTCACGTCGCCGCCCCCCTGACCTGCGACCCCCGCTACGATCCCTACTGCATACTGGCGGCCGCCGCTGCCCTGCGCAAGTCCCAACCACAACTCCCAGAGCAACAG gtcGGCTACAAGCTGGGCATCCGCGGCAAGACCAAAGAGGGCTACGATTGCTATATGCACTATGACAAAGACTGCATCCCGATCGACCCCCAGCAGAAGGCCCAGGCTCCACCTGAGCCCCGCTGCCATCCCTTTGACCCCACCTGCAACAAGTTTACGCCACCCTCCGCTGTCCAAGCCCGGGGACCCGGCAAGGGTGGTATCATCCTGCCGGACCCCCACTGCGACCCCGAGCTCGACTACAACTGTCGCCTGCGTCGCGCCGACACAGACGACGAAGAGAAAGAGGTTTCCCGGCCCGTCCAGAAATCAACCAAGGAGGCCACAAAATCCACCGTCCCTCGTTTTGAGCACTTCCTCTGGGGCATCATGAGCCAGCGCAAGATTTAA